A single genomic interval of Microbacterium hydrocarbonoxydans harbors:
- a CDS encoding bifunctional hydroxymethylpyrimidine kinase/phosphomethylpyrimidine kinase — protein sequence MIADLSLYLVTDPDLCGARGVVETVRQAVDGGVRIVQLRDKAATDADTTALLIELSRVIDGRALLVVNDRLDAALAAREQGARVDGVHLGQGDASVLRAREVLGPDAIIGLTANTPEHLQGVLALPEGTVDYLGVGVIRPTATKPDHPPALGIDGFEALAAASPVPCAAIGGVRIDDTEALRAAGAAGLAVVSALCAADDPAATAQEFVHRWRGAGAPRVLSIAGSDPSGGAGIQADLKSIAANGGYGMAVLTALTAQNTCGVRAVHVPPPEFLRAQLDAISDDIVVDAVKIGMLADADVIRTVADWLDEVRPPIVVLDPVMVATSGDRLLDPDAESALLGLLGHADIVTPNLAELAVLTGQDVDDWEAALAAADVLSERFGVAVLVKGGHLDGDEVPDALVDSAGGLRHGYPGARIATAHTHGTGCSLSSALATQLARGLTPVEAVAAARAWLRESLRAGGALQVGQGRGPVSHLAGLWRRGGLDTAAAAEEIREDWWERIASVRADIDELPFITALADGTLARDLFLFYLGQDALYLRDYARVLAEAARLAPTSHEQAFWAHSAHGAIVGELELHASWLAPAGGGDARTFAATPAPATVAYLDHLRSVAFGGDYDELIAALLPCFWLYTDLGGRLHAGELDAFARDPRHPYASWLETYADPAFAAATEEAIDHVMAAAHRTDAAGRQRMLRAFTVSSEHERAFFAAAESPAPTT from the coding sequence GTGATCGCCGACCTCTCTCTGTACCTCGTCACCGATCCCGACCTGTGCGGCGCGCGCGGCGTCGTCGAGACCGTTCGGCAGGCCGTGGACGGGGGAGTGCGCATCGTGCAGCTGCGAGACAAGGCGGCCACGGATGCCGACACGACCGCACTGCTCATCGAGCTCTCGCGCGTGATCGACGGGCGCGCGCTGCTCGTGGTGAACGATCGGCTCGATGCCGCGCTCGCCGCACGGGAGCAGGGAGCACGCGTCGATGGTGTCCATCTCGGCCAGGGAGACGCATCGGTGCTCCGCGCCAGGGAGGTGCTCGGTCCCGACGCGATCATCGGACTGACGGCGAACACCCCCGAGCACCTGCAGGGGGTGCTCGCCCTCCCGGAGGGGACCGTCGACTACCTCGGGGTCGGGGTCATCCGCCCCACGGCCACCAAGCCGGATCATCCTCCGGCACTCGGCATCGATGGATTCGAGGCGCTCGCCGCTGCCAGCCCGGTCCCCTGCGCGGCCATCGGCGGCGTGCGCATCGACGACACCGAGGCGCTTCGTGCCGCAGGGGCCGCGGGGCTCGCGGTCGTCTCCGCACTCTGCGCGGCCGATGATCCTGCAGCCACCGCACAGGAGTTCGTCCATCGATGGCGGGGAGCCGGCGCGCCGCGGGTGCTGAGCATCGCCGGCAGCGACCCGTCAGGAGGCGCAGGCATCCAAGCCGACCTCAAGTCGATCGCCGCGAACGGCGGATACGGCATGGCGGTGCTCACCGCCCTCACGGCGCAGAACACGTGTGGCGTGCGTGCGGTCCACGTCCCGCCGCCCGAGTTCCTGCGCGCTCAACTCGACGCGATCTCCGACGACATCGTCGTCGATGCGGTGAAGATCGGGATGCTCGCGGATGCCGACGTCATCCGCACCGTCGCCGACTGGCTCGACGAGGTCCGGCCGCCGATCGTCGTGCTCGATCCCGTCATGGTCGCCACCAGCGGCGACCGTCTGCTCGATCCGGATGCCGAATCCGCGCTGCTCGGGCTGCTCGGTCACGCCGATATCGTCACCCCGAATCTCGCAGAGCTCGCGGTCCTCACGGGGCAGGACGTCGATGACTGGGAGGCCGCGCTCGCCGCAGCCGATGTCCTGTCCGAGCGCTTCGGGGTCGCGGTGCTGGTGAAGGGCGGGCACCTCGACGGAGATGAGGTCCCCGACGCTCTGGTCGACTCGGCCGGCGGGCTGCGCCACGGGTATCCGGGTGCCCGGATCGCGACAGCGCACACGCACGGCACGGGATGCTCGCTCTCCTCCGCGCTCGCGACTCAGCTGGCCCGAGGGCTCACCCCCGTCGAGGCGGTGGCGGCCGCCCGTGCGTGGCTGCGGGAGTCTCTCCGAGCGGGCGGGGCGCTCCAGGTCGGACAAGGGAGGGGGCCCGTCAGCCATCTCGCCGGACTCTGGCGACGAGGTGGCCTGGACACGGCCGCGGCCGCTGAGGAGATCCGAGAGGACTGGTGGGAGCGCATCGCCTCCGTGCGAGCGGACATCGACGAGCTGCCGTTCATCACGGCGCTCGCGGACGGCACGCTCGCGCGCGACTTGTTCCTCTTCTACCTCGGCCAGGATGCGCTCTACCTCAGGGACTACGCCAGGGTGCTCGCAGAGGCCGCGCGACTGGCCCCCACCTCGCACGAGCAGGCCTTCTGGGCGCACTCGGCGCACGGGGCGATCGTCGGCGAGCTCGAACTCCACGCGTCCTGGCTCGCACCCGCGGGCGGTGGAGACGCCCGCACCTTCGCCGCGACGCCCGCCCCGGCCACCGTCGCCTACCTCGATCATCTGCGATCCGTGGCCTTCGGCGGCGACTACGACGAGTTGATCGCCGCACTGCTGCCGTGCTTCTGGCTGTACACCGACCTCGGCGGGCGCCTGCATGCGGGGGAGTTGGACGCGTTCGCGCGCGACCCGCGGCATCCGTACGCGTCGTGGCTCGAGACGTATGCCGACCCCGCCTTCGCCGCGGCCACGGAGGAGGCGATCGACCACGTCATGGCCGCAGCACACCGGACGGACGCCGCGGGGCGACAGCGGATGCTGCGCGCCTTCACCGTATCGAGCGAGCACGAGCGGGCGTTCTTCGCGGCCGCGGAATCGCCCGCACCCACCACATGA
- a CDS encoding NAD-dependent epimerase/dehydratase family protein — MTNVLILGGTGWLSGRIARRLLVNGATVMCLARGGRPSPDGASLVLADRDDDDAYDAVSGREWDHVIDVSSTAAHVEAAVAALGSQAARWTYVSSMSAYSDDKTIGADETAALHDAAAPGDEYEYGPQKVAAENAVRSLDDRALIVRPGLIAGEGDPSDRFGYWAAAFLRAEGGPVLLPPTEGRDLQIIDVDDLVEFIITTDATGTVNTIGDRHPLADVLSVVREHAGHAGEVVSATEEWLGANGVEYWAGERSLPLWLPAEMTGFMSRSNARYRAAGGELRRLEDTIATVIRDEQERGVDRDRRAGLTRTDELALLRLLA; from the coding sequence ATGACGAACGTACTGATCCTCGGCGGCACGGGGTGGCTGTCCGGCCGCATCGCCAGACGACTGCTCGTGAACGGAGCGACGGTGATGTGTCTCGCCCGGGGCGGGCGGCCGTCGCCGGACGGGGCGAGCCTGGTGCTCGCAGACCGGGACGACGATGACGCGTACGACGCGGTCTCCGGTCGGGAGTGGGATCACGTGATCGACGTCTCGTCGACGGCCGCCCATGTCGAGGCTGCGGTGGCGGCGCTCGGGTCTCAAGCCGCACGGTGGACGTACGTCTCGTCGATGTCGGCGTACTCCGACGACAAGACGATCGGGGCGGACGAGACGGCTGCGCTGCACGATGCGGCCGCCCCCGGCGACGAGTACGAGTACGGGCCGCAGAAGGTCGCAGCCGAGAACGCGGTGCGCTCGCTCGACGACCGGGCGCTGATCGTGCGGCCAGGGCTGATCGCGGGGGAGGGGGATCCCAGCGATCGATTCGGATACTGGGCAGCCGCCTTCCTGCGCGCCGAGGGTGGGCCGGTCCTGCTGCCGCCCACGGAGGGGCGCGACCTGCAGATCATCGACGTCGACGACCTGGTGGAGTTCATCATCACCACGGATGCGACGGGAACGGTCAACACGATCGGGGACCGGCATCCGCTTGCCGATGTCCTGAGTGTCGTGCGCGAGCACGCCGGACACGCCGGGGAGGTCGTCTCCGCCACCGAGGAATGGCTCGGCGCGAACGGCGTGGAGTACTGGGCAGGGGAGAGGTCGCTGCCCCTGTGGCTGCCCGCGGAGATGACCGGGTTCATGTCGCGATCGAACGCCCGCTACCGCGCGGCCGGCGGGGAGTTGAGGCGCCTCGAGGACACGATCGCCACGGTGATCCGCGATGAGCAGGAGCGCGGCGTCGACCGGGATCGTCGGGCCGGCCTCACTCGCACCGACGAGCTCGCACTGCTGCGGCTCCTCGCCTGA
- the argB gene encoding acetylglutamate kinase encodes MTDIQDTTPDVAAVKAATLIESLPWLKKFRDQIVVVKYGGNAMVSDELQEAFAQDIAYLRYVGVLPVVVHGGGPQISDMLQRLEIPSEFKGGYRVTNTEAISVVRMVLTGQVNPQLVSKINSHGPIATGLSGEDAGLFGGRRRGVVIDGEEIDLGRVGDVVEVDPTPVLDHLAAGRVPVVSSIAPDLDHPGQSLNVNADAAAAALAVSLNARKLVILTDVPGLYADWPNRDSLVSHLTSDALIEMLPTLESGMIPKMKACLDAIEGGVDAAAIIDGRVPHSVLVELFTSKGIGTEVVLGTAGTNA; translated from the coding sequence ATGACCGACATCCAGGACACCACGCCCGACGTCGCCGCCGTCAAGGCAGCGACGCTCATCGAGTCGCTCCCGTGGCTGAAGAAGTTCCGTGACCAGATCGTCGTGGTCAAGTACGGCGGCAACGCCATGGTCTCGGACGAGCTGCAGGAGGCGTTCGCGCAGGACATCGCCTACCTCCGCTATGTGGGCGTCCTGCCGGTCGTCGTGCACGGCGGCGGCCCGCAGATCTCCGACATGCTGCAGCGTCTCGAGATCCCGAGCGAGTTCAAGGGCGGCTACCGGGTCACGAACACCGAGGCGATCAGCGTCGTCCGCATGGTCCTGACCGGTCAGGTGAACCCTCAGCTCGTGTCGAAGATCAACTCCCACGGCCCCATCGCGACCGGGCTCAGCGGTGAGGACGCCGGACTGTTCGGTGGACGCCGCCGCGGCGTCGTGATCGACGGCGAGGAGATCGACCTCGGCCGCGTCGGCGACGTCGTGGAGGTGGATCCGACCCCCGTGCTCGACCACCTCGCCGCCGGACGCGTCCCGGTCGTGTCGAGCATCGCGCCCGACCTCGATCACCCCGGTCAGTCGCTCAACGTGAACGCGGATGCCGCAGCCGCCGCCCTCGCGGTGTCGCTCAACGCCCGCAAGCTGGTGATCCTCACGGATGTGCCGGGGCTCTACGCCGACTGGCCGAATCGCGACTCGCTCGTCTCGCACCTCACCTCGGACGCTCTCATCGAGATGCTGCCGACTCTCGAGTCCGGCATGATCCCCAAGATGAAGGCGTGCCTGGATGCGATCGAGGGCGGCGTCGACGCGGCAGCCATCATCGACGGACGCGTGCCGCACTCGGTGCTCGTCGAGCTCTTCACGAGCAAGGGAATCGGAACAGAAGTGGTCTTGGGAACAGCGGGGACGAACGCATGA
- the argC gene encoding N-acetyl-gamma-glutamyl-phosphate reductase — MTYSVAVSGASGYAGGEILRLLASHPDIEIRTVTAHSNAGQPLVQHRPHLRSLAHLTLQDTTPETLAGHDIVFLALPHGQSGQYTDALGDTPLVIDAGADHRLTSADSWDAFYGGDFHEPWAYGVPELLVGGAKQRETLRSATRIAAPGCNASTVSLSLAPGVAAGVIDPGDIVSVLAVGPSGAGKSLKTNLLASEILGSANPYAVGGTHRHIPEIRQALAAASGTAGDSIRISFTPVLVPMSRGILATSTAPIVGDVSDAEIRDAWEHAYGDETFVQLLPVGQFPRTADVLGANTALIGLAIDRSANRVTVVTAVDNLVKGTAGAAIQSMNLALGLPESRALSVNGVAP; from the coding sequence ATGACGTACTCCGTCGCCGTCTCCGGCGCATCCGGCTACGCGGGCGGCGAGATCCTGCGCCTTCTCGCCTCGCATCCCGACATCGAGATCCGCACCGTCACCGCCCACTCGAACGCCGGGCAGCCGCTCGTGCAGCATCGGCCGCACCTGCGCTCGCTCGCCCATCTGACTCTGCAGGACACCACGCCCGAGACGCTCGCGGGGCACGACATCGTCTTCCTCGCCCTGCCGCACGGGCAGTCGGGGCAGTACACCGATGCCCTCGGCGACACCCCGCTCGTGATCGACGCGGGAGCAGACCACCGCCTCACCTCAGCGGACTCATGGGACGCCTTCTACGGCGGAGACTTCCACGAGCCGTGGGCGTACGGCGTCCCGGAGCTGCTGGTCGGCGGTGCCAAGCAGCGCGAGACGCTCCGCAGCGCGACGCGGATCGCCGCCCCGGGCTGCAACGCGTCGACGGTGAGCCTGAGTCTCGCCCCCGGAGTCGCCGCGGGCGTGATCGATCCGGGAGACATCGTCTCGGTCCTCGCCGTCGGGCCGTCCGGCGCCGGCAAGAGCCTCAAGACCAACCTGCTCGCCAGCGAGATCCTCGGCAGCGCCAACCCGTATGCGGTCGGCGGCACGCATCGGCACATCCCCGAGATCCGCCAGGCCCTCGCCGCCGCATCGGGCACCGCGGGCGACAGCATCCGCATCTCCTTCACCCCGGTCCTCGTCCCGATGTCACGCGGCATCCTCGCCACGTCGACGGCTCCCATCGTCGGCGATGTCAGCGACGCTGAGATCCGGGACGCCTGGGAACATGCGTACGGCGACGAGACCTTCGTGCAGCTTCTCCCCGTCGGGCAGTTCCCTCGGACGGCCGACGTACTGGGCGCCAACACGGCGCTCATCGGTCTCGCCATCGATCGGTCGGCGAACCGCGTCACCGTCGTGACGGCGGTCGACAACCTCGTCAAGGGCACCGCAGGCGCTGCCATCCAGTCCATGAACCTCGCGCTGGGACTGCCAGAGTCCCGCGCCCTCTCAGTGAACGGAGTCGCGCCGTGA
- the pheT gene encoding phenylalanine--tRNA ligase subunit beta: MRVPLSWLREYVDLAAEATPEEVLAAMVTVGFEEEDVHRFEISGPVVVGQVVSLEAEPQSNGKTINWCQVDVGEAHGGIRGIVCGAHNFVAGDKVVVTLPGAVLPGPFPIAARKTYGHVSDGMIASARELGLGDEHNGILVLADLGIDAPVGTDAISLLGLDDVAVEINVTPDRGYAFSLRGVAREYSHATGAAFRDPAERDFAELQPGTGHTAIVDDAAPVRGRVGASEFVTRVVRDVDPAKPTPPWMIARLSLAGMRSLGILIDITNYVMLELGQPLHGYDLDKLAGGITVRRATPGEKMTTLDGQERTLHAEDLLITDESGPIGLAGVMGGGTTEMSDTTRNVLIEAATFDPVTIARTARRHKLPSEASKRFERGVDPLVPFVAARRAADLMVEFAGGTLTDEGGALFAEVFVADIELPKGFVQGLIGVDYTDEEIVGALTTIGGEVTATDAGWTVIPPTWRPDITDKWSLAEEVARIHGLDRIPSVLPTPPSGRGLTAHQQGRRRVADALAAAGLVETPSFPFTTEAENDQHGSASGAHLPSIRLANPLDGSAPFLRRSLIPGLLQIAHRNISRGLTDLALFETGVVFLPEPGVEYGTDEVPPLGIRPSDETLEALNASIPPQHRHVAALFTGNVVARQPGRAAEPAGLPEALDAVRVIAAAAGVDIDVAQGQRAALHPGRTGVLSVGGVEVGYVGEVHPEVAAAADLPGRATVLELDLDGILTLARPRAVAASLSTYPAATQDVSLVVRADVPAGDVRAALSDGAGALLESIRLVDDYRGEGVADGQKSLTFALRFRADDRTLTAAEATEAKLAGVAVAAERFGAVIRD; this comes from the coding sequence ATGCGCGTCCCGCTTTCGTGGTTGCGTGAGTACGTCGATCTGGCGGCGGAGGCGACTCCCGAAGAGGTCCTGGCGGCGATGGTCACCGTCGGCTTCGAAGAGGAGGACGTGCACCGCTTCGAGATCTCGGGTCCGGTCGTCGTCGGACAGGTCGTCTCGCTCGAGGCGGAGCCGCAGTCGAACGGCAAGACCATCAACTGGTGCCAGGTCGATGTGGGCGAGGCCCACGGCGGCATCCGCGGCATCGTCTGCGGCGCGCACAACTTCGTCGCCGGAGACAAGGTCGTCGTCACCCTGCCCGGTGCCGTGCTGCCGGGGCCGTTCCCGATCGCCGCGCGCAAGACCTACGGCCACGTGTCGGACGGCATGATCGCCTCGGCGCGCGAACTCGGACTCGGAGACGAGCACAACGGCATCCTCGTGCTCGCAGACCTCGGCATCGACGCCCCGGTGGGCACCGACGCCATCAGCCTGCTCGGCCTCGATGACGTCGCCGTCGAGATCAACGTCACGCCCGACCGCGGATACGCGTTCTCGCTGCGTGGTGTCGCCCGTGAGTACTCCCACGCCACGGGGGCGGCCTTCCGCGACCCCGCTGAGCGCGACTTCGCCGAGCTGCAGCCGGGCACCGGTCACACGGCGATCGTCGATGATGCGGCGCCCGTCCGCGGGCGCGTCGGCGCCAGCGAGTTCGTCACGCGCGTCGTCCGAGACGTCGACCCCGCGAAGCCGACACCGCCGTGGATGATCGCGCGGCTCTCCCTCGCGGGCATGCGCTCGCTGGGGATCCTGATCGACATCACGAACTACGTCATGCTCGAGCTGGGGCAGCCGCTGCACGGCTACGACCTCGACAAGCTCGCCGGCGGCATCACCGTGCGTCGCGCGACGCCCGGTGAGAAGATGACGACGCTCGACGGACAGGAGCGCACGCTCCACGCCGAGGATCTCCTCATCACCGACGAGTCGGGGCCCATCGGCCTCGCCGGGGTCATGGGCGGCGGCACCACCGAGATGAGTGACACCACCCGCAACGTGCTGATCGAGGCGGCCACGTTCGACCCGGTGACGATCGCCCGGACCGCGCGGCGGCACAAGCTGCCCAGCGAGGCCTCCAAGCGCTTCGAGCGCGGTGTCGACCCGCTCGTGCCGTTCGTCGCCGCCCGCCGTGCCGCTGACCTGATGGTCGAGTTCGCCGGAGGGACGCTCACCGACGAGGGCGGCGCGCTGTTCGCCGAGGTCTTCGTCGCCGACATCGAGCTGCCGAAGGGATTCGTGCAGGGACTCATCGGCGTCGACTACACCGACGAGGAGATCGTCGGCGCGCTCACGACGATCGGCGGAGAGGTCACGGCGACGGATGCCGGCTGGACCGTCATCCCGCCGACCTGGCGCCCGGACATCACCGACAAGTGGTCGCTCGCCGAAGAGGTCGCCCGCATCCACGGTCTCGACCGCATCCCCTCCGTGCTGCCTACCCCGCCGTCCGGACGCGGTCTCACCGCTCACCAGCAGGGCCGCCGTCGCGTGGCCGACGCGCTGGCTGCTGCGGGCCTCGTCGAGACCCCGTCGTTCCCCTTCACGACCGAGGCGGAGAACGATCAGCACGGATCGGCATCCGGGGCGCATCTGCCCAGCATCCGCCTGGCGAACCCGCTCGACGGCTCCGCACCGTTCCTGCGCCGCTCGCTCATCCCGGGGCTCCTGCAGATCGCGCACCGCAACATCTCGCGCGGTCTCACCGACCTCGCGCTGTTCGAGACCGGTGTTGTGTTCCTTCCCGAGCCCGGTGTCGAGTACGGCACCGATGAGGTCCCGCCGCTCGGCATCCGCCCCTCCGACGAGACGCTCGAGGCGCTGAACGCATCGATCCCGCCGCAGCACCGCCACGTCGCGGCGCTGTTCACCGGGAACGTCGTCGCACGCCAGCCGGGACGCGCCGCCGAGCCCGCCGGGCTGCCCGAAGCCCTCGATGCCGTGCGAGTGATCGCGGCGGCGGCCGGCGTCGACATCGACGTGGCGCAGGGGCAGCGTGCCGCGCTGCACCCTGGACGCACCGGCGTGCTGTCGGTCGGCGGAGTCGAGGTCGGATACGTCGGCGAAGTGCACCCGGAGGTCGCAGCGGCGGCCGATCTTCCGGGACGAGCGACCGTGCTCGAGCTCGATCTCGACGGCATCCTCACGCTCGCGAGGCCTCGGGCCGTGGCGGCATCGCTGTCGACCTACCCCGCGGCGACGCAGGACGTGTCGCTCGTCGTCCGCGCCGACGTCCCCGCAGGCGATGTGCGCGCTGCGCTGTCCGACGGGGCGGGCGCGCTTCTCGAGTCCATCCGACTCGTCGACGACTACCGCGGCGAGGGTGTTGCCGACGGACAGAAGAGCCTGACGTTCGCGCTGCGCTTCCGCGCCGACGACCGTACGCTCACCGCCGCGGAAGCCACCGAGGCGAAGCTCGCCGGAGTCGCCGTCGCCGCCGAGCGCTTCGGAGCCGTCATCCGCGACTGA
- a CDS encoding DUF402 domain-containing protein, whose translation MSILPHSTPAAVPDGVRPMGEAPFLRPGDQISWHYRKPGWQPGDASTITPMRVVRDDERGLIAWLAPGTLQEGQGTPAGERIRTVPLERRWLDPRTRIVEEWWGHGILRIAPAGAAWSVWLFWSEVDGTRWEFAGWYVNLENAHLRTDHDTYSSDHILDVEIEADGQVHLKDEDELIAAIEQGRLTSEQAAQIERHADAAIASFRAGEWPFDPEWQNWRPDPTWKVPVLDGLADLQKD comes from the coding sequence GTGAGCATCCTTCCCCACAGCACGCCCGCGGCGGTGCCGGATGGTGTCCGCCCGATGGGCGAGGCTCCATTCCTCCGGCCGGGTGATCAGATCTCCTGGCACTACCGCAAACCGGGCTGGCAGCCGGGTGATGCCTCGACGATCACGCCGATGCGCGTCGTCCGGGACGACGAACGCGGGTTGATCGCCTGGCTCGCACCGGGAACGCTGCAGGAGGGGCAGGGCACGCCCGCAGGTGAACGCATTCGGACGGTACCGCTCGAGCGCCGTTGGCTCGACCCGCGCACCCGGATCGTGGAGGAGTGGTGGGGCCATGGCATCCTTCGCATCGCACCGGCGGGAGCCGCCTGGTCGGTGTGGCTGTTCTGGAGCGAAGTCGACGGCACGCGGTGGGAGTTCGCGGGGTGGTACGTGAATCTCGAGAACGCGCATCTGCGGACCGACCATGACACCTACTCGTCCGATCACATCCTCGACGTGGAGATCGAGGCGGACGGCCAGGTGCACCTGAAGGATGAGGACGAGCTGATCGCCGCGATCGAGCAGGGCCGCCTCACCAGTGAGCAGGCCGCGCAGATCGAACGTCACGCCGACGCGGCGATCGCGTCGTTCCGCGCGGGGGAATGGCCCTTCGATCCGGAATGGCAGAACTGGCGCCCCGACCCGACCTGGAAGGTGCCGGTGCTCGACGGGCTCGCGGACCTGCAGAAGGACTGA
- the thiM gene encoding hydroxyethylthiazole kinase, producing MSDRLRPESDPTLAASAAELLSALRGAPPLTHCITNSVVTGFTANVLLALGAAPAMVDIVDEAGLFAGVASGMLMNLGTPTPEQRAASREAVAGATASGTPWVLDPVAIGVLPVRTALAQELAAARPTAIRGNASEILALAGQSAGGRGVDATDATDAAADAAIALAARHGAVVAVSGPVDLITDGRRVIRLANGDELLTRVTGGGCALGAVMAAFLGAARVGGVDPLTAVAAATLVYTVAAEHAAAQASGPGSFAVAFLDALAAIQPHDLAPAARVEERAL from the coding sequence ATGAGCGATCGTCTGCGTCCAGAATCCGATCCGACCCTCGCGGCCTCAGCCGCGGAGCTCCTCTCCGCGCTGCGTGGCGCCCCGCCGCTCACGCACTGCATCACGAACAGCGTCGTCACCGGCTTCACGGCGAACGTTCTGCTGGCCCTCGGCGCCGCGCCCGCGATGGTCGACATCGTCGACGAGGCGGGACTCTTCGCCGGCGTCGCATCCGGGATGCTGATGAACCTCGGGACGCCTACCCCCGAACAGCGCGCGGCGAGCAGAGAGGCGGTCGCCGGAGCCACGGCATCCGGCACGCCCTGGGTGCTCGACCCGGTGGCGATCGGCGTGCTCCCGGTCCGGACCGCACTCGCGCAGGAACTCGCCGCCGCCCGCCCGACGGCGATCCGGGGAAACGCCTCCGAGATCCTCGCCCTGGCCGGCCAGAGTGCGGGCGGACGCGGGGTGGATGCGACCGATGCGACGGATGCGGCCGCCGATGCCGCGATCGCGCTCGCCGCCCGCCATGGTGCGGTCGTCGCGGTGTCGGGACCCGTCGACCTGATCACCGATGGACGCCGTGTCATCCGCCTCGCGAACGGCGATGAACTGCTGACCCGCGTCACCGGTGGCGGGTGCGCCCTGGGAGCTGTGATGGCCGCGTTCCTCGGTGCAGCACGGGTGGGCGGCGTCGACCCGCTCACCGCGGTGGCCGCAGCGACCCTCGTCTACACGGTCGCCGCCGAGCACGCGGCGGCTCAGGCATCCGGTCCGGGCAGCTTCGCCGTCGCATTCCTCGATGCGCTCGCCGCGATCCAGCCGCACGACCTCGCGCCCGCAGCGCGAGTCGAGGAGCGCGCGCTGTGA
- the argJ gene encoding bifunctional glutamate N-acetyltransferase/amino-acid acetyltransferase ArgJ, with the protein MSVTAPAGFEAAGVAAGLKTTGKPDVAVVVNRGPRKVGAAVFTSNRAKANPIIWSQQAAADRVVEAVVLNSGGANCFTGSFGFQTTHQTAEKAAELLGVSAGDILVCSTGLIGVGDEVFRGKVLSGTEQAIAALSTDGGQVAAEAIMTTDSVSKTAVVTRDGWTIGGMAKGAGMLAPGLATMLVVITTDAVLEPLEADAALRAATGRTFDRLDSDGCMSTNDQVTLLANGASGIAPGVEEFTAALAELSQELAVKLQGDAEGASHDITIEVQHAATEAEAVEVGRSVARNNLFKAAIFGNDPNWGRVLAAIGTTSAQFDPYDVDVWMNGVRVCSEGGPDRPREEVDLTPRATHLVIDLKVGEATATILTNDLTHDYVHENSAYAS; encoded by the coding sequence GTGAGCGTCACCGCACCCGCAGGATTCGAAGCCGCCGGCGTCGCGGCCGGACTCAAGACGACCGGCAAGCCGGATGTCGCCGTCGTCGTGAACCGCGGCCCCCGCAAGGTCGGCGCCGCGGTGTTCACCAGCAACCGCGCGAAGGCCAACCCGATCATCTGGTCGCAGCAGGCCGCCGCCGACCGCGTCGTCGAGGCCGTCGTGCTGAACTCCGGCGGTGCGAACTGCTTCACCGGGAGCTTCGGATTCCAGACCACGCACCAGACCGCTGAGAAGGCGGCTGAGCTGCTCGGAGTGAGTGCGGGAGACATCCTCGTCTGCTCGACCGGGTTGATCGGAGTCGGCGACGAGGTGTTCAGGGGCAAGGTCCTCTCGGGCACCGAACAGGCGATCGCGGCTCTGTCGACCGACGGCGGCCAGGTCGCCGCCGAAGCCATCATGACCACCGACAGCGTGTCGAAGACCGCCGTCGTCACCCGCGACGGCTGGACCATCGGCGGCATGGCCAAGGGCGCCGGCATGCTCGCACCGGGTCTCGCGACGATGCTGGTCGTCATCACGACCGATGCGGTCCTCGAGCCCCTCGAAGCGGATGCCGCGCTGCGCGCCGCGACCGGGAGGACCTTCGACCGCCTCGACTCGGACGGCTGCATGTCGACGAACGACCAGGTCACCCTGCTGGCGAACGGCGCATCCGGCATCGCGCCCGGCGTCGAGGAGTTCACGGCGGCACTCGCCGAGCTGAGCCAGGAGCTCGCGGTGAAGCTCCAGGGCGACGCCGAGGGAGCCAGCCACGACATCACCATCGAGGTGCAGCACGCGGCGACCGAAGCGGAAGCCGTGGAGGTGGGCCGCTCGGTCGCTCGCAACAACCTGTTCAAGGCCGCCATCTTCGGCAACGACCCCAACTGGGGCAGGGTGCTGGCGGCGATCGGCACCACGAGCGCGCAGTTCGACCCCTACGACGTCGACGTCTGGATGAACGGCGTGCGCGTGTGCAGCGAGGGCGGCCCCGATCGCCCCCGCGAGGAGGTCGACCTCACCCCTCGCGCGACCCATCTCGTGATCGACCTCAAGGTCGGCGAGGCCACAGCGACGATCCTCACCAACGACCTGACCCACGACTACGTGCACGAGAACAGCGCCTACGCCTCATGA